The DNA segment GTAAAAGGGAATTTTACTCGAGTTTACAACACGGAAAAAAGCAAATGGGTAAGTGAACTCATCGTGAAATATGGAATCAACAAGCAAGATGGATTGGATATCAGAAAATCCGATGACGAGTTTCGAATTAATTCCACTTATGGCTATAGAAAGAACGAATCTTCGAATTGGTATCATTCGGCCAAATTCAATTTTAATACCCAGTTTACCAACGGTTACAAATACCCAGACACCGAACATCCCATTTCAAAACCATTTGCGCCAGCCTACACTTTCCTTGGAGCCGGTGCCGATTATTTCGACAAAGCGAAGAAATTTGACGTCTATATTTCGCCAGTGACCTTGAAAAGCACTCTGGTTTTAGACCAAACTTTGGCCAACAAAGGCGCTTTTGGTGTAACCAAGGCAACTTACGATTCGGAAGGAAACATGATTTCAAAAGGAAAACAATCCAAAACCGAATTTGGATTTTTGGTAACCAACTACTACAAAAAAGAAGTTTGGAAAAACATCACGATGGAAAACCGATTGAGTTTATATTCTGATTATGCCAACAATTTCGGGAACATCGATGTGGAATGGAAATTGCAATTTGATTTAGTTGTCAATCAATATGTAAGTGCCAACATTGGAGCGCACGCCATTTATGACGATGACGTAAAAACTACCGAGGTAATTGATGGCGAAAAAGTTGCCAAAGGCCCAGTATTGCAGCTAAAACAAACCCTTGGCATCGGAATGGTTTATGCTTTTTAAACCTTAATTCGTTTTTCGGCCGTTGATGGTTTCATATAATTCCAAGGCATTTCCGTCAGTCAAAAGACTTACGTAATGGCAAATATGCAAGAGTCTTTTGTACAAATCCTCTTTTTCTTCCCAGAACTTTTCGGGCAATATCTTCAGCAATAATTTGTCGTAATTGGACGAATTTCCGTCGAATTTATTATTGAAAGCGGTGATGAATTTATCCAACAAGGTTTGGATAATCTGGTAACCAACGATTTCTTTTTCGATTACCTCGCGACTTTGATAGATGTTTTTGACGCTCAACTTGATTATGTCATCCATTTGGACTTTGTATTTGCTTTTGTCGGTCAAGGCGAAAGGGAATCTACCATCCAAAATAGCCTCTTCATTTTCGACAAAAACTTTCACTGCATCGTTTATTAAACTGCCAATGGCCAAAGCCCTCAGGTAACTGATTCTATCTTCTTTGGTGGTCAACGTATTGTATTTTGAAGAATCTATGCTGTCTTTGACTAATTTGATTAAATATTCCAAGGCAAAATCTTCGGAAACCAAACCTAGATTGATGCCGTCTTCGAAATCGATAATGGTGTAACAAATATCATCCGCAGCCTCGACCAAATAAGCCAAAGGATGTCTTTCGAAACCAATGTCGTCTCCGTCTTTATTGGAAATCATTCCCAATTCGGAAGCTACATCTTGAAAGAATTCCTTGTCTGATTGAAAGAAACCGTATTTTTTGTCGGCAATATTTGATGTTGGTTTTTTGGGCAAACTTTCTTTTGGATATTTCAAGAAAGCACCAAGAGTGGCATAGGAAATTCTCAAACCGCCTTCAATTCCAGGACGACTGGCAGTAAGCACCGAAAAACCGTTGGCATTGCCTTCAAAATCGATTAAATCTTGCCATTCCTTGGCCGAAAGTTGGTCTTTGTATTGTTGTCCATTTCCAATGGAAAAATATTCGCCAATGGCTTTTTCTCCGGAATGTCCAAAAGGCGGATTACCAATGTCGTGTGCCAAAGAAGCAGCGGCAACAATGGCCCCAAAATCATTAGCCTGAAAACCGTGAACTTCTTTCAGATGCGGATATTTTTCGATGATTTTCTTGCCAACCAATCTCCCTATGGAACGTCCCACAACCGAAACTTCCAAACTGTGCGTCAATCGGGTGTGCACAAAATCGGTTTTCGAAAGTGGAATAACTTGTGTTTTGTCTTGCAAACTGCGAAATGCCGCCGAGAATATAATTCGATCATAATCGACTTCGAAACCCAAACGAGTGTCGTCTTGTTCAATTCGTAATCGTTTGCTCGTGTCGCCTTGACGTTTTAAAGACAATAGTTGTTCCCAGTTCATTTTGATCTTTTTGATATTTATCTTCAAAGATAAAAGAAACATTCTTTTATAAAAAAGTTAACTCTAAAATTATTTAAAAGCTTTGGAAACAATTAGCAATAAAGGCAAAAGAGCTACTTTTAGTCCTGATTGTCAATTGCTTTCGCAATTACCTTTTCCTTTTTTCTTTAAAAAAGAAAAGAAAAACGAAGAGCAGGAACTATGCGGCTAAAAACGCCTCATAATTCCTGCTCCTAAAAAAATGGAATTCAGTTTATTTCAACAGGTTCAGCAAAAGTTGTTGTCCCACGATATTGGCCTTGTTTTTAGCCGAGACGTTAAAAGTTTTCATGGACGCATTTTCGCCATCACCTTCTACTTTTTTGGCTACTTCATTTTCTTTGATGCAACTAAAAATGTCCAGCGCACAAAAAATTATTTTTCCTCGTCCGTGAGGCACCACGCTTAGGGCTGAATAGACTTCCTGCTTGTGATCGGAAACGCATCCAACGATAGTTTCACCGTTGAATATTCGGAGTCCAAGTCTATTTTTATTATAGGTTGCGAAACATTGGTATTCCCAATTGAACACGCAAGATTGTGGCAAACCTTCGAACCATTTCGTTTCTTTTACAAAATAATTTCCGCCATACCAAGATGTTCCCAGTGTCTTGAAACCTCTATAATCAACGGCTTCTTTTTTGGCAAAATAGGTTGACCAAATGTCGATGTCATTGACCACGACTATGGTGTTTCCGTTATTCACCCATTCTAAAAGATCCGTAACCAATGGATTTCCTGTTTGAAGTGGCTTGAAAGCTCCAATTACCAAACAATTTCCCGATGGATTCCCTTTTTTATAATCTTTGAAAGCTATCTTCTCAGAGTCAAAGTATTTACCAACAACTCCCGTAGTATCGGCAACCATAATATTGGAAGCGATTTTTTCCTTGTTCAATTTTACGGCAAACAATTCGTCGTTTC comes from the Flavobacterium limnophilum genome and includes:
- a CDS encoding DUF3078 domain-containing protein, with translation MKLLHILLILVSLTFFANSYSQEKEELTPIMVEIIPITAFLPPITATKTIKPAITLLFPVSAWTKKNTVGFDLSEIAFVNWSAGGTSSISGLVKGNFTRVYNTEKSKWVSELIVKYGINKQDGLDIRKSDDEFRINSTYGYRKNESSNWYHSAKFNFNTQFTNGYKYPDTEHPISKPFAPAYTFLGAGADYFDKAKKFDVYISPVTLKSTLVLDQTLANKGAFGVTKATYDSEGNMISKGKQSKTEFGFLVTNYYKKEVWKNITMENRLSLYSDYANNFGNIDVEWKLQFDLVVNQYVSANIGAHAIYDDDVKTTEVIDGEKVAKGPVLQLKQTLGIGMVYAF
- a CDS encoding deoxyguanosinetriphosphate triphosphohydrolase, whose amino-acid sequence is MNWEQLLSLKRQGDTSKRLRIEQDDTRLGFEVDYDRIIFSAAFRSLQDKTQVIPLSKTDFVHTRLTHSLEVSVVGRSIGRLVGKKIIEKYPHLKEVHGFQANDFGAIVAAASLAHDIGNPPFGHSGEKAIGEYFSIGNGQQYKDQLSAKEWQDLIDFEGNANGFSVLTASRPGIEGGLRISYATLGAFLKYPKESLPKKPTSNIADKKYGFFQSDKEFFQDVASELGMISNKDGDDIGFERHPLAYLVEAADDICYTIIDFEDGINLGLVSEDFALEYLIKLVKDSIDSSKYNTLTTKEDRISYLRALAIGSLINDAVKVFVENEEAILDGRFPFALTDKSKYKVQMDDIIKLSVKNIYQSREVIEKEIVGYQIIQTLLDKFITAFNNKFDGNSSNYDKLLLKILPEKFWEEKEDLYKRLLHICHYVSLLTDGNALELYETINGRKTN